One genomic window of Actinoalloteichus hoggarensis includes the following:
- the valS gene encoding valine--tRNA ligase translates to MPVHTPNMPERPSLDGLEAKWTQRWEETGVYRFDAPGDRASVFSIDTPPPTVSGSLHVGHVFSYTHTDIVARFQRMRGRHVFYPMGWDDNGLPTERRVQNHYGVRCDPALPYDPELPVPEPMVKKGARPVFDVSRRNFVELCERLTAEDEQVFEQLWRRLGLSVDWSMTYTTIGRRAQRISQLAFLRLLADGQAYQKEAPTLWDVGFRTAVAQAELEDREHAGAWHRIAFAGPDDEPVFIETTRPELLPACVALIAHPDDERYRPLFGRRVRTPVFGVEVPVLAHPAAEPDRGAGIAMCCTFGDLTDVQWWRELDLPARTIVGRDGRILAEPPSGLDDAEGRARYAELVGATVHTARERVVAMLRDSGDLDGDPRPTVRPVKFYEKGDKPLEIVSSRQWFIRSVDHRERLLERGAELDWHPAYMKARYDDWVRGLTSDWLISRQRFFGVPFPVWYRLDEHGEPDLSAPILPAEDALPVDPSSDTPAGYTAEQRGVPGGFVGENDVMDTWATSSLSPQLVCGWETDPALYAQTFPMDLRPQGHDIIRTWLFATVLRAELDAHTLPWRHAALSGWILDPDRKKMSKSKGNVVTPMGLLERFGSDAVRYWAAGGRPGTDTAFDEGQMKVGRRLATKLLNAGRLILGFPAPAPDAVVDRPLDQAMLTSLDEVVRSATEALEGFEYTTALERTERFFWFFCDDYLELVKQRAYGDLEDEGTPGGAESARLALRTALSTLLRLLAPFLPYAAEEVWSWWHDETVHTAPWPTATAVDTAAAGAAIRFGVPRDGTEGEDRGQVVSADELLTSAGAVITAIRRAKSTARRSMRTPVRLVRVQGPSVSLSALNAARDDIRAAGTVRVLEIGPAEDVELRVAVTLEDEE, encoded by the coding sequence GTGCCTGTGCACACGCCGAACATGCCGGAACGGCCGTCGCTGGACGGTCTGGAGGCCAAGTGGACGCAACGCTGGGAGGAGACCGGGGTCTACCGGTTCGACGCGCCCGGCGATCGCGCCTCGGTGTTCTCCATCGACACCCCGCCGCCTACGGTCAGCGGCTCCCTACACGTAGGGCACGTCTTCTCCTACACCCACACCGACATCGTGGCCCGGTTCCAGCGGATGCGCGGCAGGCACGTCTTCTATCCGATGGGCTGGGACGACAACGGCCTCCCCACCGAGCGCCGGGTGCAGAACCACTACGGGGTGCGGTGTGATCCCGCGCTGCCGTACGACCCGGAGCTGCCGGTGCCGGAGCCGATGGTCAAGAAGGGCGCCCGCCCGGTCTTCGACGTCTCACGACGCAACTTCGTCGAACTGTGCGAGCGGCTGACCGCCGAGGACGAGCAGGTCTTCGAACAGCTGTGGCGGCGGCTCGGCCTGTCGGTGGACTGGTCGATGACCTACACCACCATCGGTCGCCGGGCGCAGCGGATCTCGCAGCTCGCCTTCCTCCGGCTCCTGGCCGACGGCCAGGCATACCAGAAGGAGGCGCCGACGCTGTGGGACGTCGGGTTCCGCACCGCGGTGGCCCAGGCCGAACTGGAGGACCGAGAGCACGCGGGCGCCTGGCATCGCATCGCGTTCGCCGGCCCGGACGACGAGCCGGTGTTCATCGAGACCACCAGGCCCGAGCTGCTGCCCGCCTGTGTCGCGCTGATCGCCCATCCCGACGACGAGCGGTACCGGCCGTTGTTCGGTCGTCGCGTGCGGACGCCCGTGTTCGGCGTGGAGGTTCCGGTGCTCGCCCATCCGGCGGCCGAGCCGGATCGGGGCGCGGGCATCGCGATGTGCTGCACCTTCGGCGACCTCACCGACGTGCAGTGGTGGCGGGAGCTGGACCTGCCCGCGCGCACGATCGTCGGCCGCGACGGCCGCATCCTGGCCGAGCCTCCCTCGGGACTGGACGACGCCGAGGGCCGCGCGCGCTACGCCGAGCTGGTCGGGGCCACCGTGCACACCGCGCGCGAGCGTGTCGTCGCGATGCTGCGCGACAGCGGTGATCTCGACGGCGACCCACGACCCACGGTGCGGCCGGTGAAGTTCTACGAGAAGGGCGACAAGCCGCTGGAGATCGTCTCCAGCAGGCAGTGGTTCATCCGGTCCGTCGACCATCGGGAGCGGCTGCTGGAACGCGGCGCCGAACTGGACTGGCATCCGGCCTACATGAAGGCCAGGTACGACGACTGGGTGCGCGGGCTCACCAGCGACTGGCTGATCAGCAGGCAGCGGTTCTTCGGCGTGCCCTTCCCGGTCTGGTACCGGCTGGACGAGCACGGGGAGCCGGACCTGTCGGCGCCGATCCTGCCCGCCGAGGACGCCCTGCCCGTCGACCCCTCCTCGGACACGCCCGCCGGTTACACCGCCGAGCAGCGGGGCGTGCCCGGCGGCTTCGTCGGGGAGAACGACGTGATGGACACCTGGGCGACGTCCTCGCTCAGCCCCCAGCTGGTCTGCGGATGGGAGACCGACCCCGCGTTGTACGCCCAGACCTTCCCGATGGACCTGCGCCCACAGGGGCACGACATCATTCGCACCTGGCTGTTCGCCACCGTGCTGCGCGCCGAGCTGGACGCGCACACGCTGCCGTGGCGGCACGCCGCGCTGTCCGGCTGGATCCTCGATCCCGATCGCAAGAAGATGAGCAAGTCCAAGGGCAACGTCGTCACACCGATGGGACTGTTGGAGCGGTTCGGCTCCGACGCGGTGCGGTACTGGGCAGCGGGCGGCAGGCCCGGGACCGACACGGCGTTCGACGAGGGGCAGATGAAGGTCGGGCGCAGGCTCGCCACGAAGCTGCTCAACGCGGGCAGGCTCATCCTCGGCTTCCCGGCCCCGGCGCCGGACGCGGTGGTCGACCGTCCCCTGGACCAGGCGATGCTCACCTCGCTCGACGAGGTGGTGCGGTCGGCGACCGAGGCGCTGGAGGGCTTCGAGTACACCACCGCGTTGGAGCGGACCGAGCGCTTCTTCTGGTTCTTCTGCGACGACTACCTGGAGCTGGTGAAGCAGCGGGCCTACGGCGACCTGGAGGACGAGGGGACGCCCGGCGGGGCGGAGTCGGCCCGGCTGGCGCTGCGCACGGCCCTGTCGACGCTGCTTCGCCTGCTCGCGCCGTTCCTGCCGTACGCGGCGGAGGAGGTCTGGTCGTGGTGGCACGACGAGACCGTCCACACCGCCCCGTGGCCCACCGCGACGGCCGTCGACACCGCGGCGGCCGGCGCGGCGATCCGGTTCGGCGTGCCGCGGGACGGCACCGAGGGAGAAGACCGGGGACAGGTGGTCTCCGCCGACGAGCTGCTCACCTCGGCGGGCGCGGTGATCACCGCGATCCGTCGGGCGAAGTCCACCGCGCGGCGATCCATGCGCACCCCGGTCCGGCTGGTCCGGGTGCAGGGCCCCTCGGTGTCGCTCTCGGCGCTGAACGCCGCGCGGGACGACATCCGGGCGGCGGGGACGGTGCGGGTACTGGAGATCGGCCCGGCCGAGGACGTCGAACTGCGGGTCGCGGTGACGCTCGAGGACGAGGAGTGA